A single window of Drosophila suzukii chromosome 3, CBGP_Dsuzu_IsoJpt1.0, whole genome shotgun sequence DNA harbors:
- the LSm3 gene encoding U6 snRNA-associated Sm-like protein LSm3 produces MADETEQLSQVILPVKEPLDLIRLSLDEKVYVKMRNERELRGRLHAFDQHLNMVLGDAEETVTTVEIDEETYEEVYKTAKRTIPMLFVRGDGVILVSPPMRVG; encoded by the exons ATGGCCGACGAAACGGAGCAG CTCAGCCAGGTGATTTTGCCGGTGAAGGAACCCCTGGATCTCATCCGATTAAGTTTGGATGAAAAGGTGTACGTAAAGATGCGCAACGAAAGGGAACTACGGGGACGTCTCCAC GCCTTCGATCAACATTTAAACATGGTGCTGGGCGACGCGGAAGAAACGGTAACCACTGTGGAGATTGACGAGGAGACCTACGAGGAGGTGTACAAGACCGCCAAGCGCACCATTCCCATGTTGTTTGTAAGAGGCGATGGAGTCATTTTGGTTTCACCTCCCATGAGGGTTGGCTAG
- the LOC108015777 gene encoding actin maturation protease, which produces MSHISQVAPPPPPPPMVRSPVTPDATKELPVAVNITTDECSWAWEYPELQKGCYLSRVCQYAPPKHCQYYPVKSILQVGPTCGLVALSMLLNGHPPAADLLKEAITKEYTLNGELFSAQYLFDLTRKHMTGPGACQLHEGPLNCKKVRELLKAGGCLIVPYDADVNHAPCLKSGHRAHWALIVGYLVDQQDRYYVLARHGKTRNLAVWSLDTLSESNANLVEFAQPKGYPDNDFLLPPDGIGGSLGLNERCILVNGLPQQAIHIRCP; this is translated from the exons ATGTCGCATATTTCACAAGTGGCCCCgccgccaccaccaccgccCATGGTGAGGAGTCCTGTGACACCTGATGCAACGAAAGAACTCCCAGTTGCAGTCAATATAACCACCGATGAGTGCAGTTGGGCCTGGGAGTATCCGGAGCTGCAGAAAGGATGCTACCTCAGTCGTGTCTGTCAATATGCCCCGCCAAAGCACTGTCAGTACTACcctgtaaaaagtattttgcAG GTTGGCCCTACTTGTGGCCTAGTCGCCTTGAGCATGTTGCTCAATGGCCATCCTCCAGCAGCTGATCTTCTTAAGGAAGCCATCACTAAGGAGTACACATTAAATGGCGAGCTTTTCAGTGCCCAATATTTATTCGATCTCACTCGAAAACATATGACAGGGCCTGGTGCATGTCAGCTGCATGAAGGCCCGCTCAACTGCAAGAAAGTCAGAGAACTATTAAAGGCTGGAGGCTGCCTAATAGTGCC TTACGATGCCGATGTAAACCATGCTCCATGCCTGAAATCCGGACACCGAGCTCATTGGGCTTTGATTGTGGGCTATCTGGTGGATCAACAGGATCGG TACTATGTCCTGGCTCGTCATGGCAAGACTCGGAACCTGGCAGTTTGGTCACTGGACACGCTCAGCGAGAGCAACGCCAATTTGGTGGAGTTTGCCCAACCCAAGGGCTATCCGGATAACGACTTTTTACTGCCACCAGATGGAATCGGTGGATCCCTGGGCCTCAACGAGCGCTGCATCTTGGTCAACGGCCTGCCACAGCAGGCGATTCATATTCGCTGCCCTTAG
- the Rab7 gene encoding ras-related protein Rab7 — protein sequence MSGRKKSLLKVIILGDSSVGKTSLMNQYVNKRFSNQYKATIGADFCTKEVVVNDRVVTMQIWDTAGQERFQSLGVAFYRGADCCVLVYDVTAPNSFKNLDSWRDEFLIQASPRDPEHFPFVVLGNKVDLDNRQVSTRRAQQWCQSKNDIPYYETSAKEGINVEMAFQVIAKNALELEAEAEVINDFPDQITLGSQNNRPGNPDNCQC from the exons ATGTCTGGCCGCAAGAAATCCCTGCTGAAAGTCATCATACTGGGCGACAGTAGTGTGGGCAAGACCTCGCTGATGAATCAGTATGTAAACAAACGCTTCTCCAACCAATACAAAGCCACGATCGGAGCTGATTTCTGCACGAAAGAGGTGGTGGTCAACGATCGAGTGGTCACAATGCAG ATCTGGGACACTGCTGGTCAGGAACGCTTCCAGTCGCTTGGAGTGGCCTTCTACCGCGGAGCCGACTGCTGTGTGCTCGTCTACGATGTGACGGCGCCCAACTCGTTCAAGAATCTCGACTCCTGGCGCGACGAGTTCCTCATACAGGCCAGTCCACGTGATCCAGAGCACTTCCCCTTCGTGGTGCTGGGCAACAAGGTGGACCTGGACAACCGTCAGGTGTCTACGCGTCGGGCGCAGCAGTGGTGCCAATCCAAGAACGACATACCCTACTACGAGACGTCCGCCAAGGAGGGCATCAACGTGGAGATGGCGTTTCAGGTTATAGCCAAGAATGCGCTGGAGTTGGAGGCGGAG GCTGAGGTTATCAACGATTTCCCCGATCAGATCACCTTGGGTTCGCAAAACAATCGTCCTGGCAATCCTGACAACTGTCAGTGCTAA